The following coding sequences lie in one Mycteria americana isolate JAX WOST 10 ecotype Jacksonville Zoo and Gardens chromosome 15, USCA_MyAme_1.0, whole genome shotgun sequence genomic window:
- the CCT6A gene encoding T-complex protein 1 subunit zeta — translation MAVKALNPKAEVARAQAALAVNISAARGLQDVLRTNLGPKGTMKMLVSGAGDIKLTKDGNVLLQEMQIQHPTASLIAKVATAQDDITGDGTTSNVLIIGELLKQADLYISEGLHPRIVAEGFEIAKEKALEVLEQVKVTKEMDRETLLDVARTSLRTKVHTELADILTEAVVDSVLTVRKPDEPIDLHMVEIMEMKHKSETDTTLIRGLVLDHGARHPDMKKRVEDAYILTCNVSLEYEKTEVSSGFFYKSAEEREKLVKAERKFIEDRVNKIIDLKRRVCGDSDKGFIVINQKGIDPFSLDALAKEGIVALRRAKRRNMERLTLACGGTAMNSVEDLTPDCLGHAGLVYEYTLGEEKYTFIEKCDNPRSVTLLIRGPNKHTLTQIKDAVRDGLRAVKNAIEDGCVVPGAGALEVAVANALIKHKPNVKGRAQLGVQAFADALLIIPKVLAQNSGYDPQETLVKVQTEHAESGQLTGVDLNTGEPMVAAAAGIWDNYNVKKQLLHSCTVIASNILLVDEIMRAGMSSLKG, via the exons aTGGCGGTGAAGGCCCTCAACCCCAAGGCGGAGGTGGCCCGCGCCCAGGCCGCGCTGGCGGTGAACATCAGCGCGGCCCGCGGTCTCCAGGATGTGCTGAGGACCAACCTGGGCCCCAAGGGCACCATGAAGAT GCTGGTGTCGGGGGCTGGAGACATCAAGCTGACCAAAGATGGCAACGTGCTGCTGCAGGAAATG caAATACAACACCCTACAGCCTCCTTGATAGCAAAAGTAGCAACAGCGCAAGATGATATCACTGGAGATGGTACCACTTCAAATGTCTTGATCATTGGAGAACTCCTAAAGCAGGCAGATCTCTATATTTCTGAG GGTTTGCACCCTAGAATAGTAGCAGAAGGATTTgagattgcaaaggaaaaagcactTGAAGTTTTGGAGCAGGTCAAAGTAACCAAGGAAATGGACAGGGAGACCCTTTTAGATGTTGCCAGAACATCCCTCCGTACTAAAGTTCATACCGAGCTTGCTGACATCCTAACAGAG GCTGTAGTAGATTCTGTTTTGACAGTCAGAAAACCAGATGAGCCTATTGACCTCCACATGGTAGAGATTATGGAGATGAAGCACAAATCAGAAACTGACACAAC GCTGATAAGGGGGCTGGTTTTGGATCATGGTGCTCGTCATCCTGACATGAAGAAAAGAGTAGAAGATGCTTATATTCTTACTTGCAATGTATCTCTGGAATATGAGAAAAC agaGGTGAGCTCTGGATTCTTCTATAAAAgtgcagaagagagagagaagctagtgaaagcagaaagaaagttCATTGAAGACAGAGTGAACAAAATCATAGACTTGAAAAGAAGAGTCTGTGGCGATTCAGATAAAGGATTTATTGTGATCAACCAGAAG GGAATTGACCCGTTTTCTTTGGACGCACTTGCGAAAGAAGGAATAGTTGCTTTGCGGAGAGCTAAAAGGAGGAACATGGAAAG ACTGACCCTTGCATGTGGCGGTACTGCCATGAACTCTGTGGAGGACCTCACTCCTGACTGTCTGGGACATGCAGGGCTTGTCTACGAGTATACACTG GGTGAAGAGAAATACACCTTTATTGAGAAATGTGACAACCCCCGCTCTGTTACCCTGTTGATCAGGGGACCGAATAAGCATACACTCACACAAATCAAGGATGCAGTAAGAGATGGTCTGCGTGCTGTTAAAAACGCCATTGAGGATG GATGTGTGGTTCCAGGAGCGGGTGCACTAGAAGTGGCAGTAGCTAATGCTCTCATTAAGCATAAACCTAATGTAAAAGGGAGAGCCCAGCTTGGAGTTCAAGCTTTTGCTGATGCTCTGCTCATCATTCCTAAG GTTCTCGCTCAGAACTCTGGTTACGATCCCCAGGAAACGCTAGTGAAGGTTCAGACTGAGCATGCAGAATCAGGGCAACTCACTGGAGTTGATCTGAACACCG GTGAGCCAATGgtagctgcagcagctggaatcTGGGATAATTATAATGTCAAAAAGCAACTGCTTCATTCATG CACGGTGATCGCCAGCAACATTCTCTTGGTGGATGAAATTATGCGAGCTGGAATGTCCTCCCTTAAAGGCTGA